GCGGTGCCATGTCAATGACAGTTATCTATTGTATTTATTGTGTATGatcttcataaaaaataaataaaaaacgcTTGCCTACCTGCAATTATTGGAAACATCTTAAATGTCACTCGATATGTCTTGCAATTCTTtctaatttaaatataaaaatgtttgcttgacagaaataaagcaaaatatcttatttttctttaacATCATCATCGTTGCCATCACCCTGCATCTGGTGACAGCTCTTAACCAAAACTCCATTCTGCAAAAGCCCTCTCAATATAGCAACCACAGAGACTGCAACACCACAGGAACACTAGCTGAAGGGTAATTTTCTCTTCTCCACAGTAGAAGAGGATATAATATTAATGCTCTGGTTCTAAACATGACCATGTAAGCAATGTACTGTAGAAATAGATTAAACCAAAAAAACAAGGTCAGgccacacaaacatgcatgtacgtcagttgtgttattttatttgttttctgggAATGTTCAATCCGGTTGCATaaactgtgtgtatatgtgagtgcacgtgtgtgttcatgtgtgtgtgtgtgtgcctctcgGTTGTTTTCCATGGTGACTAATTAACCTTTGTATGCTTGTTCACGTGTGTAAAACTCTCATTCAACTGAGAAATGGTTTTGTAGTCTATTAGCCTGCTGGTTTTTGACAGCAAGTGGAGTCATTTGCTTTGTTTCCACAGCCAATAAATACAGAGTCATTAATGTTATGGTTTGTAAATACAATTTACTCATCATAAATATCAGAAAAGCTATGCATTAATGCTTATTGCATCTCTAATCTTCaggctgccatctagtggttcATTCTCACCAGGGTTGTAATGTCagtatgaacaaatcctcttttgccgctggccgttttaatagttaattggccattcgtgaatgacattgatacagttaaaatgACTTACGTTTCTAACTATGTAACCTAAGCCTAACCCtttgcctctggctgtttgaattgggtattagccagtaataggctttaccggtatctactaactggaataatcataagaattgagcaatttcaagcgagactgaagatgaattattccataccagaaacagtcgcaacaTAATGTACAGTTTTGGGTTTTGAACTCGGGACCTGTAGTTCACAAGTTcgctctaaccactacactatttaaaaagggtcagtcagtcagtcagtcagtcagtcagtcagtgacattctcTTCCTAGCTGGCTCTGCTTACGTGGTCcagcaaaataaatacatctggGTATAACTTTTTATACCAGTGATTCTGTGCCTTTTCTGTCTGTTGAATGGTTTATTGAGGACATTAGTCTGTACTGTGTGGTTTCAAGATGCCTGTGTTTACCTCTTCTGACTCACCAGCCGTTGTCATAGAAACCAATGGACTCAGTGGAATATTGGACTGCTGATGTTTATGTGCCCCAAAACAAGCAATCATACCTAATGAACAGTCATAGGCTTACAATCAGTGAGACAGCActgtataaatataaacatgCTTTTGACCGATTCATTATACACAGATGTTTAAAAATATTAGCCTGTACGTACTGTGTGGTAACACCAAAACTTAGCACATgctagagaaaaagaaaaaaaaaactggaatatttcaataataatattacattaatCGAATCTAATCAGTATATATTCACAGGTGTCTCGGCTCAGAATCGCGCAAAGTCTGTGGTGCGTTACGTTTTGTAAATATGTGTTATTCTGTGATTCTGTGACTTCAGTCTGATGTGGTTGTGTCTGGTGGTACTATGTATCTGCAACTGAGGGCAGTATGCAAGCTCGTACACTGGCCTCTTTCCAGGCACAGCGACAGTCTGAGATCCACTGAGAGATCAGGGAATGTTCAACTGTGGAGCGCTCTCTCTCGCGTTCCCTCTTTTCTTTCCCCTCTTTCGCCCTCTCGTCACAACGCTGGTTTTCTTTGTTTAATGGGCTATTTGTTATAGCCTGTAGATGTTCCGCAACCCTCTGTTCACCGGTCTGTTGGGGCTGCCTAAGGTCAGAAGGTGAAGGGTCACCGGCAAGGGTGGCACTATCACCCAAGTTGCTCTTACGTTGCAGCCGCAGGTCAGAGGGGCATGAGTGGGGGTAACGAGGTGCCACCTGTCTCCTCAAACCCAATCCCCGCTTCCCATTATCTGACTGACAGGTGGATTGGGCGAGGCTACCGTACAGGAACTCTAAGGGGTCTGAATTGCCTAGGCAACCGAACGAAGCCCCGCCATAGAGGGAGTGTTTTCCTGGTCCTCGGTAAACAGTGAGAAGCTCGGACCACACCCCGGACTCTGCCGCGTCGCCCTCACCGAACCGCTTCCTGTGACGAAGCGCAGCGGCCGCTGGAGGGCTCCCCTCGCTCACAGCAAGTTGCGGCGGCCTCACACCCTTCAAGGCCTGCCTTTGGGGGTTGATGATGTCATTGGTGGGAAGGGACGTGGGGTGAGCCAGGTGACGTATGGACAGCAGGTAGTCATCTGAGGAGAGGCTGTGTGGGCGGAGCTCGTGGTGGGCAGCAGGCTGGGAAGAACGCAGGGTGTTGGACTGGTTCATCTGACTGACGCTGTTGAAATGGTTCATGTCTCTAACCAGGTCCTCGTAACCTTCTCGGATGGTGGGAAGCTGCAGTCTCCTCTTCTGGGACAGCAGTTTGGACCTGGGACGCATGGCTCCtaggaggcagacagagacctCAGTCAGCAAGTGATTGTGCTGGAATATTATCTGAGTGACTTATGACAGACACAGAGTCTCAAACTTTGAATATCTTTTAGTTTATTGAATATACTCTACTGTAGCTGCTCCTTTCAATGATCCTCACAGAACACCAACACCACTTCTATACCTGGGAAACTGATCGCCCAAAAATCCCCCTCTGCCCTCATTATTTGTCTTTCCTGTCCTCAGTTTGTTCAGGaggagtaacacaaacacactgtgacACAGCTACATAAATACACTGTTACAAAAATACCAAAAATACCAGACCAGTCGGCCAGAACCAGCCAGAATCACATACTGTAGCCTATATTTTGTTATCCGTCTCATATTGTTTTAGCCTTGACTGCAACCCACAGGCTGTGGTTCCGTCCTGACCTCAGTGTCACAAATAGcttcagccaaaccctaaaagCAAGCCTCTCCCTAGACCTCAAGGTGGAATGGCAGCTAAATTTAGAACCACACCTAGTTTATATACAGTGACTCAGACCCGTGCTAGCATCATCCCTATAGCTACATAACACAGGCTGACTAGGACGCTTTGTGTTTCCTGATTCACTAGTTTCAGCTGTAGGTTAGTGTAAAGGTCTTTGGCACTCCTGTCCCGCAGACTCACCTGGAACAAGAGGTGTGTTGAATTTCCAAGTCTCTTCCCCCGTCTCTGTTCTCTGCCCCAGTAATGTGTGTATATCCAGCTTGCACCTGTCAACTCTTTTTAAGAAAGATCGTGCGAATGTCTTTGCATATAAGGCTGCGTCTCTTCAAAAGAAAGAACAAGTAGTTATGTTTGTCTGAGAGCGTCCTCGgtacctctgtgtctgtccggAGGCAACATTAGAATGGAGATTTATCTCctccgtttctctctctcctgccctctccgtctctccctcagtctgccCTCCTTCGCTGCTGCTAAAAATAGCATCACCATCTATTTCCTATCCCTGAGCCCTGTCATTGGTTGATTGTGTTAatggtgagacagagggagcgaggggaaatacatttcagttgagCGGTTTGAAGGTAAAAGCGGGACAGAAACAGAAAGTGGTGTTCTGCTTAACATAGAAAGTAGCATGCGGTAGAAAGAGCTGCCTAAAAATCTCAAATATTACTGATGCCATATTATCTCTAGGTTGCCGTAAGACTTAAGACTTTTTTCCTGTCCTAACGTTCTTCAAAAATTCCAACAGAAAGATACATGTCCATTTACCATGCTGAAGAGTTGTGAAACAGCATTTAATAGTTCGTTATATcacttaaaacataaaatattacaTACATGAACTTGTTGAGTACTTTATctgcgcgtgcgtgtgtctgtgtgtgtgtgtctgtgcgtgtgtgtttggcatGTGCGTGTGCCTGATATGAATCAGAATGGCGTTCAGTGGGGAACCCGCTAACTGCCAGCCCTCATGACTCCTCACATAaatcataaaaatatgaaaaggaTCTTTAAAAAGATTGGATGTAAAAACAGAGTGTTTATGTGCCTAAGGGTGATGCACccctccaaaaacacacacacatctccagtAGAGAGCGACACTCTCTGCCTCTTCTGCCCTGTCACAATGCTTTCAACTAGACCAGGTTGCAGCGACAGCCAGCGCTTAACtctattaaatataaaataaaataagtgcaggaacggAGAAATCGCACACTAGACTgcgttcatcaaaatgtatgtgttaataagcTTTGCTTAAAAAGGAACCGGAACGCTctttgcctaaaattagaagtgCCGTAACGCTGTTCTGGATGGTTTCGGCCCAAGTTAAGCACTGATGACAGCATAAAGATGCACGTCTTAAACTAAATGACCCTTTCATGTGCTGAGGTGAGAGAAACCACTTGAGAACTTTCTTCTTACCATGCGTGGCCAGATTTCTCAGAGAAACAGATTTCCTTGAAACCCCAGGATGTCTAAAAAGCTTGAGTTCATATACAACATGTGTAAAGATGTGGTTTAATCATGCTTCTGCTGATTTCGGCGTGTCCGTTGCGCAAATACTGGGCAATTGGTTGAGGGTCATGAAacagaataattttttgtttgtcaaaattattaaaaatcagACAGCTTTTTCTTGTGTAACAGGAAGGGGCATGAAGAATGGACACATGACAAGTGTTCAGAGCCCAGGGGTTATTTCATTTATAGAAATAGCAGAGGGGGTGAAGGGGATAACAAAACTGAACAGGCAAACCGCTCTCTAGGGATGGCAGCGTTGTCTCTGTAGTGGCCTGGGAGGAATCAAATTGCTCAGACAGCCACTAAACCCTTTCTACCCTGGTCGAGTTCATCCTCTGCCAGGTCCCTCGTCGCCGGGGCAGTGCCAGGGCAGTCCCGGGGCAGTCCCTGGGCAGTGCAGCATGAACTGGGGCTCTGATGCTCTCTCCTGAGAATCTGATGGGGTCTCATGAGACTCTGCGTGGCTTGATAGGGTATTCGTGGCTTGATTTACCCAAATCCCAAAAAGTCCCCATTAACAATCCAGATtgttcttgttttattattcttgAGGACTTACAGTTGTACTAATGCAAGCAagcgcacatgcacacaagcacactcacacactagaTATGTATGAATATGTAAGGTTGAAATGCCTGCTGTCAACACTGCCTCAATGCATATGCTAGTTCATTTATCTCAACTGTCAACACAGAATAGGTAAATCCTGACTGACAGCTACGTTACTCACTGTTACCAGCAAGAATAAAATCCAAAATCAATACATAACAAACATTcagaaaaaatacatgtatcatCTTTTCAGAGGATAATGAAAAGACTATGTGTATTTCTTTAGCTGCCCTTCCTACTTTAGGAATAGCTTATAATGTGGATAAGCCAAAGCACCAGAAATGGCTCATACAATCAAATTACCACAGAAATGttccatcaaacaaaacaacaacccaCATCAGAACAACCTGTTGTTGGTTAGTAACAAAAACCTGATCAAGAAAGAGACACAACCTAGGTCATTattgtgaattacatttcttaatgacCCGTGTTTTACAGAATTCTGAGAAGGGCTACATTCTTCTACAGCCTAAATTGACTAATCTAATCTTTTTTTGGCTGTTGTTCTGTTGCCCATTCTGATCTGATAAGGGGGCACACAGCTTTGGGTATAGGGACACTAAATTCACTTACAGTACATGAAGTCTACTCTGtttcttgtgtttttgtgcGCTGGTTTAACTATCCTAGTGGGGatagaaaaaataataaataatgaaaacttTGAGCCTGTGAGGACATTAGGTCAAATACTTCACTCAGTACAGTCAATTCCACCAAGGCTCATTCCCAATGGTTGTTTGTGCCAGGCTTGTATGCACAGTGATCAATGGCCTACAACTAGGACAAAGTCATACTTGTAGTCTGAAAAGTTTGGGGGCAGACTAATATCTGTTATCTATCTGTTTTGGATATTTTGTGACTTGTCAGAACCAAACATGGGTAGTACAGCTAGAATGCAATGTGAATAATGTGAGTCTACCCAGGAAGGAAAAATTATAACATGAGTGGAGAAAGAACTATTTCAGCCTGTAATTAGCTAATTAGTTATAAGAAattcaaaagttttgggtcaCTTGGAAATattcttgttttccatgaatgTTGTCAATTTGTTAAGGTAATCTGAAGAAATGTCACTCCACGCTTCCTGAAGCACATGGCCAAGCTGCTCGCATAACAGCTTGATATCCAATGACCGTGCTGGCCACTCCTTTATAGACAGAAGATCActtgactgcttcttccctaaatagttcttggagctgtgctttgggtcattgtcctgttgtaggag
The window above is part of the Esox lucius isolate fEsoLuc1 chromosome 4, fEsoLuc1.pri, whole genome shotgun sequence genome. Proteins encoded here:
- the LOC105025820 gene encoding uncharacterized protein LOC105025820 produces the protein MRPRSKLLSQKRRLQLPTIREGYEDLVRDMNHFNSVSQMNQSNTLRSSQPAAHHELRPHSLSSDDYLLSIRHLAHPTSLPTNDIINPQRQALKGVRPPQLAVSEGSPPAAAALRHRKRFGEGDAAESGVWSELLTVYRGPGKHSLYGGASFGCLGNSDPLEFLYGSLAQSTCQSDNGKRGLGLRRQVAPRYPHSCPSDLRLQRKSNLGDSATLAGDPSPSDLRQPQQTGEQRVAEHLQAITNSPLNKENQRCDERAKEGKEKRERERERSTVEHSLISQWISDCRCAWKEASVRACILPSVADT